One Synergistales bacterium DNA segment encodes these proteins:
- the tpiA gene encoding triose-phosphate isomerase yields MEPRRMHISGNWKMNLGPRQSKGYLDELKGQFAALSFDQESFESRGVDVSLFPPFTSLHVFSESARDMPVVYGAQNAYCEASGAYTGEISADMVKELGARQVLVGHSERRHIFAESTDLIARKVSRVLSADLQVMLCVGETLEERQKGDTFDVLEKQVLTAIAHQTPEEVASWIQIAYEPVWAIGTGRNASPEDAQEACQFIRRLIAERFGHRVAPKTRILYGGSVKPGNAQAILERPDVDGALIGGASLKADTFAEVIRIAMEIA; encoded by the coding sequence GTGGAACCAAGAAGGATGCATATCTCCGGGAACTGGAAGATGAACCTCGGGCCTCGGCAGTCAAAGGGGTATCTGGATGAACTGAAAGGGCAATTTGCGGCACTATCCTTCGATCAAGAATCCTTTGAGAGCCGAGGGGTAGATGTCTCGCTGTTCCCTCCATTCACCTCTTTGCACGTCTTTTCCGAGAGCGCTCGGGATATGCCTGTTGTCTATGGAGCACAGAATGCCTACTGCGAAGCAAGTGGGGCGTATACCGGGGAGATTTCCGCTGATATGGTCAAAGAGCTCGGTGCGCGACAGGTTCTCGTTGGCCATAGCGAGCGGAGGCATATCTTTGCCGAATCGACGGATCTTATTGCCCGGAAGGTCTCCCGTGTGCTGAGCGCGGATCTCCAGGTCATGCTCTGCGTCGGCGAGACCCTTGAAGAGCGGCAGAAGGGCGACACCTTTGATGTCCTGGAGAAGCAGGTGCTTACCGCTATAGCCCACCAGACACCAGAAGAGGTGGCCTCATGGATACAGATCGCCTACGAGCCTGTCTGGGCTATTGGAACCGGGCGGAATGCATCGCCTGAGGACGCACAGGAGGCGTGTCAGTTTATCCGCCGGCTGATTGCAGAGCGTTTTGGGCACAGGGTCGCCCCCAAAACCCGCATCCTCTATGGCGGCAGCGTCAAACCCGGGAATGCCCAGGCGATCCTGGAACGCCCCGATGTGGACGGCGCACTGATCGGGGGGGCCTCCCTGAAAGCCGACACCTTTGCCGAGGTGATCCGTATAGCCATGGAGATCGCCTAG